The Zingiber officinale cultivar Zhangliang chromosome 10A, Zo_v1.1, whole genome shotgun sequence genome contains a region encoding:
- the LOC122026904 gene encoding AP-3 complex subunit delta-like — protein MYRPERRSEAPNSKPSAFSAASMAATAAITTTSSPSLVDTLFQRSLDDVIRALRSSPSSASEETVISRALDEIRREIRSPDLDTKSVSLQKLTYLASLHHLDLSWAAFHALELLPSPSLPHARIGYLAASLSFHPSSTELLPLATHQLRKHFAPSPANPPALAASALHLLALASSPDLGRHLASDLLPLLSSQSAASSSLRAKAVATALRTLAVCPDVAPVLFKPLVDCLSSSDPRTVSAAVGAFCELALAAPDPFPYLPLAPEFYRLLVDSRNNWVLIKVLKIFARLAPLEPRLASRILDPICQLLRRSHAKSLVFECIRTILSSLTDHEEAVRLAVDKVKEFLSSDDDPNLRYLGLRALSMLGSAHPWVVEESKEAVIKSLSDPDTNIRIESLHLIVGMLCESNVVEICNLLNKYAMKSDPEFANEIIGAMLVTCGKNLYELILDFDWYVALLGEMVRNPHCAKGEEIERQLVDIGLRVRDARPELVRVARDLLIDPALLGNPFLFRVLSASAWVSGEYVEFSRNPVELVEALLQPRINLLPSLIRAVYIQSVFKVMSFCFISFIEQIQAVELLSVGGSTQRSEKNGEQSDTVPLKTTESNVSEGDHGDTTADTVLLLDLIDKKTNFTRESISDLMNLIETAVAPLSECEEVEVQERARNVLGLLFTLRETQFWNIEAAHELKSDKELSEIIELLEAAFSEELGPVSANAQKRVSVPEGLNLNANLSDLSKILTDYDLTPSASISFSLQSYNPQETKEDSVLAVEPSSLLAEHRKRHGLYYLSTHRDGDELNDYPRANEPLLPVDHGDATEDLVKLTTPSLVPRKSKPTKPRPVVIRLDEGDGTSTSHLTTVKKSDNLLSEAIRGVLLENESQPSLSGKLDTSSKRRENDASDNSELISQQTESVTLEHGNSSSRKSRQHRTHKERNESHFKNEDIEKSSRHSIKSSRQHRRHKHRQRGDVTADIVPQTPAIQDFLL, from the coding sequence ATGTATCGGCCGGAACGCCGCAGTGAGGCCCCAAATTCCAAACCCAGTGCTTTCTCCGCCGCCTCGATGGCCGCAACGGCCGCCATCACCACCACCTCCTCTCCTTCCTTGGTCGATACCCTGTTCCAGCGATCCCTCGACGACGTCATACGAGCCCTCCGCTCTTCCCCCTCTTCTGCCTCCGAGGAGACGGTTATATCCCGCGCCCTCGACGAGATCCGCCGAGAGATCCGCTCGCCGGACCTTGACACCAAATCGGTATCCCTCCAGAAGCTCACCTACCTGGCCTCCTTGCACCACCTTGACCTCTCCTGGGCCGCTTTTCATGCCCTCGAGCTCCTCCCCTCTCCTTCCCTCCCTCACGCTCGCATCGGCTACCTCGCCGCCTCCCTCTCCTTCCATCCATCCTCCACCGAACTCCTTCCCCTTGCCACCCACCAGCTCCGCAAACACTTCGCCCCCTCCCCCGCCAACCCCCCAGCCCTAGCCGCCTCCGCCCTCCACCTCCTCGCCCTTGCCTCCTCGCCTGACCTCGGTCGCCACCTTGCATCCGACCTCCTTCCTCTACTCTCCTCCCAGTCCGCCGCCTCCAGTTCCCTCCGAGCCAAGGCCGTGGCCACTGCCCTCCGCACCCTGGCCGTCTGCCCCGACGTCGCCCCCGTTCTTTTCAAGCCCCTTGTAGATTGCCTCTCGTCCTCAGATCCCCGGACTGTCTCGGCTGCTGTCGGTGCCTTCTGCGAACTCGCCCTAGCGGCTCCTGACCCCTTTCCTTACCTTCCCCTTGCCCCCGAGTTCTACCGCCTCCTTGTCGACTCCCGCAACAACTGGGTCCTCATCAAGGTGCTCAAGATCTTTGCTCGTCTTGCACCCCTCGAACCCCGTCTAGCCTCCCGCATTCTCGATCCAATTTGCCAGCTTCTTCGCCGCTCACATGCCAAATCACTCGTTTTTGAGTGCATACGTACCATCCTCTCCAGCCTCACGGACCATGAAGAAGCTGTGCGGCTGGCCGTGGATAAAGTGAAAGAGTTCTTGTCATCTGACGATGATCCTAATCTTCGGTACCTCGGCCTTCGAGCCCTGTCTATGCTCGGATCAGCTCATCCGTGGGTGGTGGAGGAAAGTAAGGAAGCAGTGATAAAATCGCTGAGTGATCCTGATACTAACATTCGGATTGAGTCATTGCACCTCATTGTGGGAATGCTGTGCGAGAGCAATGTTGTGGAGATCTGCAATCTGTTGAACAAATATGCTATGAAGTCCGACCCAGAGTTTGCAAATGAGATTATAGGTGCGATGCTTGTGACCTGTGGGAAAAATTTGTATGAGTTGATTTTGGACTTCGATTGGTATGTTGCTCTCCTTGGGGAGATGGTGAGGAACCCACATTGTGCCAAGGGGGAAGAGATTGAGAGGCAGCTTGTGGATATTGGATTGAGGGTAAGAGATGCAAGGCCAGAGCTTGTCCGTGTGGCTCGTGACCTTTTGATCGATCCTGCACTTCTTGGAAACCCTTTTCTCTTTAGGGTGCTGTCTGCTTCTGCTTGGGTTTCCGGTGAATATGTTGAATTTTCTAGGAACCCTGTAGAGCTAGTGGAGGCACTGCTGCAACCAAGGATTAATCTCCTGCCATCGTTGATAAGAGCTGTTTATATCCAATCTGTATTTAAGGTCATGTCGTTCTGTTTTATTTCCTTCATTGAGCAAATACAAGCTGTTGAATTGTTATCCGTCGGAGGCTCAACTCAAAGATCAGAGAAGAATGGCGAACAATCTGATACTGTTCCCCTTAAAACTACTGAAAGTAATGTTTCTGAGGGTGATCATGGTGATACAACTGCTGATACTGTTCTCCTCTTAGATTTAATTGATAAGAAGACAAATTTCACACGTGAATCTATTTCCGATTTGATGAATTTGATAGAGACTGCAGTGGCACCATTGTCAGAGTGTGAGGAAGTGGAGGTTCAAGAACGAGCTAGGAATGTTCTGGGACTGCTATTCACTCTAAGAGAAACTCAGTTTTGGAATATTGAAGCGGCGCATGAACTAAAAAGTGATAAAGAGCTCAGTGAAATTATAGAACTTCTGGAAGCAGCGTTTTCTGAAGAGTTAGGTCCAGTATCTGCAAATGCTCAGAAGAGAGTATCCGTGCCAGAGGGTCTGAATCTTAATGCAAATCTTTCTgatctttcaaaaattttgactGACTATGATCTCACTCCAAGCGCTTCAATATCATTTTCTCTTCAGAGTTATAATCCACAGGAGACTAAGGAGGATTCTGTACTTGCAGTTGAGCCTAGTTCCTTGCTTGCTGAACATCGTAAACGCCATGGGTTATACTATCTTTCCACTCATAGAGATGGTGATGAATTGAATGATTATCCACGTGCTAATGAACCTCTTTTGCCCGTCGATCATGGGGATGCCACTGAAGATCTTGTGAAGCTTACCACCCCATCACTTGTTCCAAGAAAATCAAAGCCCACAAAACCACGACCTGTGGTGATAAGGTTGGATGAAGGAGATGGCACCTCAACTTCTCATTTGACTACAGTGAAGAAATCTGACAACTTGTTATCTGAGGCAATCAGAGGGGTTCTTTTAGAAAATGAAAGTCAGCCATCGTTATCTGGAAAACTAGATACATCTTCTAAAAGAAGAGAGAATGATGCATCTGATAATAGTGAGTTAATTTCTCAGCAAACTGAAAGTGTGACTTTAGAACATGGAAACTCGAGTTCTAGGAAGAGTAGACAACACAGAACCCATAAGGAAAGAAATGAGAGCCATTTCAAGAATGAGGATATTGAGAAGAGTTCTAGACACTCCATAAAGAGCAGCCGCCAACACAGGAGACATAAACATAGACAGAGAGGGGATGTTACGGCAGACATTGTTCCACAAACACCAGCAATCCAAGATTTTCTTTTGTGA